Proteins encoded within one genomic window of Calonectris borealis chromosome 1, bCalBor7.hap1.2, whole genome shotgun sequence:
- the LOC142080729 gene encoding LOW QUALITY PROTEIN: uncharacterized protein LOC142080729 (The sequence of the model RefSeq protein was modified relative to this genomic sequence to represent the inferred CDS: inserted 1 base in 1 codon; substituted 1 base at 1 genomic stop codon), with amino-acid sequence MHPSCTPAHPRSLSCAPDPLHPTPPGCGKAVLGTELLCPTSAAGRRAQLGTRVLGWHFCRVQDADTLSPRRFVQLERGYRQALCRPLAQATLQPPSASRTLTEVGGCRCWSWGLTDGLGAAGRVGGGTGGTGGQGVGLGCSGVGVSSRIPLGFRLLHLDDLRKVAVVRDMQQYILIRQDRGPALPRHLMCETGEMLHVKSIGCFLHLERVLDSMAASTAVLREVRHIPGTLHSLHRWQCRRLLPPPRFAHARPLLHXAAPWPLRPEELHRVLWVHCASPAAGPAWEDLQRLLAALGTLLVEGHGGTRLLFHASFSEWLLGVKHCMRQFLCSTGAQHHGPGAPAVPGEAQGLAWDLLTPLAHCLQADPPDPEVLQLLLLVGAEVGKPGPGGGEARQAPFPRVLQQALEHADVVRVLLESEASANQRDASGWMLLASTTQGGHHDVAGLLLVRGVEVEAADPGGQTPPLLAARQGHARVLQCLLAHGTSVNRPDWEGWTALCLAVWGGHAEAMATLLRAGMEMDGVDDEGQTVLRADTWGSHKDIIRTLLRHSTXVDCANAEGQTPLIPPNTAAYIGHHPITELLLEGSADVDEADGARCAVLLVAVAMGHGVVVCTLLFWRAAMDWVDAEGWAVLAMAVAQGKPVVVGTLLCQGLGLPAPACACCWRAARPSTAGAVMATALPQSGRCGTADPQGQDTQGRTALHGACWQGQLEVARLRLRHGAEVDVLDGDQRPALHSAAWQGHGKTIWLLDRGACMDQACSRGATVLGIDAQEGNTEVLQVLLERGADPCRADPCRADSYGWTPTCLAAHQGHTATLRLLECHGAPSHGCPSPPSHLCGLGPLLAQL; translated from the exons ATGCACCCCTCTTGCACCCCCGCCCACCCTCGATCACTCAGCTGCGCCCctgaccccctgcaccccaccccacccggCTGCGGCAAAGCAGTGCTCGGCACCGAGCTGCTCTGTCCCACCTCAGCGGCTGGCCGCCGGGCCCAGCTGGGCACCCGGGTACTGGGCTGGCACTTCTGCCGGGTGCAGGACGCTGACACGCTCTCACCACGGCGCTTTGTGCAGCTGGAGCGGGGGTACCGCCAGGCACTGTGCCGGCCCCTGGCacaggccaccctgcagccccccagtgcGAGCAGGACCCTGACTGAG gtggggggctgcaggtgtTGGAGCTGGGGATTGACAgatgggctgggggctgcggggcgggtgGGTGGTGGGACTGGGGGCacaggagggcagggagtgggactggggtgcagtggggtgggggTCTCATCCCGCATCCCCTTAGGCTTCCGCCTCCTGCACCTGGACGACCTGCGGAAAGTGGCTGTGGTACGGGACATGCAGCAGTACATCCTGATCCGGCAGGACCGCGGGcccgccctgccccggcacctgATGTGCGAGACGGGCGAGATGCTGCACGTCAAGAGCATTGGCTGCTTCCTCCACCTGGAGCGGGTGCTGGACAGCATGGCTGCCAGCACCGCAGTGCTGCGCGAGGTGCGGCACATCCCCGGCACCCTCCACAGCCTCCACCGCTGGCAGTGCAggcgcctcctcccgccgccccgcttTGCCCACGCCCGTCCACTGCTCC GTGCTGCCCCCTGGCCCCTGCGCCCTGAGGAGCTGCACCGGGTGCTCTGGGTGCACTGCGCCAgccctgccgccggccccgcttGGGAGGACTTGCAGCGGCTGCTGGCAGCGCTGGGCACGCTGCTGGTCGAGGGCCACGGCGGCACCAGGCTGCTCTTCCATGCCAGCTTCTCCGAGTGGCTGCTGGGCGTCAAGCACTGCATGCGGCAGTTCCTCTGCAGCACTGGCGCTCAGCACCATGGCCCGGGCGCCCCagctgtccccggcgaggcgcaGGGCCTTGCCTGGGACTTGCT GACGCCGCTGGCCCACTGCCTGCAGGCTGACCCGCCGGATCCCgaggtgctgcagctgctgttgctggtgGGGGCCGAGGTGGGcaagccggggccggggggcggtgaGGCCAGGCAGGCACCcttccccagggtgctgcagcaGGCGCTGGAGCATGCCGACGTGGTGCGGGTGCTGCTGGAGAGCGAGGCCAGCGCCAACCAGCGGGATGCCAGCGGGTGGATGCTGCTGGCCAGCACGACGCAGGGCGGCCACCACGACGTGGCAGGACTGCTGCTGGTGCGAGGCGTGGAGGTGGAGGCGGCTGACCCCGGTGGGCAGACACCTCCGTTGCTGGCTGCCCGGCAGGGCCACGCCAGGGTGCTGCAGTGCCTGCTGGCCCATGGCACCAGCGTCAACCGGCCGGACTGGGAGGGCTGGACCGCCCTGTGCTTGGCCGTCTGGGGTGGGCACGCCGAGGCCATGGCCACGCTGCTGCGGGCAGGCATGGAGATGGACGGGGTGGACGATGAGGGCCAGACGGTGCTGCGGGCAGACACCTGGGGCAGCCACAAGGACATCATCCGGACACTGCTGCGGCACAGCACCTGAGTGGACTGTGCCAACGCTGAGGGTCAAACCCCTCTCATCCCCCCGAACACCGCTGCTTACATTGGCCACCACCCCATCacggagctgctgctggagggcagcGCTGACGTGGACGAGGCAGATGGGGCCAGGTGCGCGGTGCTGCTGGTGGCTGTCGCCATGGGCCACGGGGTGGTGGTCTGCACCCTGCTCTTCTGGAGGGCTGCCATGGACTGGGTGGATGCTGAGGGGTGGGCAGTGCTGGCGATGGCGGTGGCGCAGGGCAAGCCAGTAGTGGTCGGCACGCTGCTGTGCCAGGGGCTGG ggctgcctgcccctgcctgcgcctgctgctggagagctgctCGCCCCTCGACCGCCGGGGCCGTGATGGCCACTGCCCTGCCACAGAGCGGACGCTGTGGCACGGCCGACCCCCAGGGCCAGGACACCCAGGGGCGCACGGCGCTGCACGGCGCCTGCTGGCaggggcagctggaggtggcacgGCTGCGGCTGCGACATGGGGCGGAGGTGGACGTGCTGGACGGCGATCAGCGCCCAGCGCTGCACTCGGCCGCCTGGCAGGGCCATGGCAAAACCATCTGGCTGCTGGACCGGGGCGCCTGCATGGACCAGGCCTGCAGCCGAGGGGCCACAGTGCTGGGCATTGATGCCCAGGAGGGCAACACCGAggtgctgcaggtgctgctggagcGGGGCGCCGACCCCTGCCGCGCCGACCCCTGCCGCGCCGACAGCTATGGCTGGACCCCGACCTGCCTGGCCGCCCACCAGGGCCACACTGCCACCCTGCGCCTGCTGGAGTGCCACGGGGCCCCATCCCatggctgccccagcccccccagccacctCTGCGGCCTGGGACCACTGCTTGCCCAGCTCTGA